The Microbacterium sp. zg-Y1090 sequence GCACGCACGGCACGCGGCAGCATCCGCGCCGGGAGCCCGGTCGCCTCCTGCGTACGCAGGCGCAGCAGCGCCCAGGCCGCGATCACTGCGATACCCACCACGCCGGAGCCGTACTGCAGCCACTTGAAGCCGGTGAATGGACCCCACGCGTCACCCAGCGCCGGAAAGACCGCGACGCCCCAGCGCCCCTCGTGCGTGAAGGCATCCCACACCATGTGCGTCAGCACGCCCAGCAGCAGCGAGAGCGCCACCAGCACGAGGTGACCGCGGGCGTAGCGGCCGCCCGGCAGCCGCCCCACCGTGTCCCGTGCGGCCGCGGCCGCTCCCCTGTCCCATTCCGGCGGCAGCCGCACGGCCAGCCAGGCCGGGGAGAGTTCGCGCACGGCCGGGCGCAGCACGCACCGCCACACCAGCAGCAGGACGAACGCGGTGAGCACGGTGACGAGCAGGCCGCCCACCGAGTGGGTGAGGCCGTAGGTCAGCGGCGTCCCGCGCAGGAACAGCGGGAGGTCCGGCGTCATCGCCCCGATCGCGATCGCCGCCGGGATCAGCGGGGTGCGGATGAACGGCAGCGCGACGACGGCGTGACTGGGAGTGAACGGCATCCTTCGCTCCCCCGGCCGCCTACCGGGTCAGACCGCGGCCGGCGCCGGGAACAGCCCGGCGAGGGTCTTCTTGCCGCGCCGCAGCACCGACACGCCCCCGGGGAGCCCGCCGGTCACCAGCGCCGCCTCATCCTCGACACGCACGCCGTCGAGCGACACCCCGCCCTGCGCGATCGCGCGACGCGCCTCCGAGAGGCTCGCCGTCAGGCCGGTGTCGACGAGCGCCTGCACCACCGTCGTGCCGGCGGGCACCTCGGCGTGGGGAAGCTCCTCGAGCGCGGAGCGGAGCGTGCCGGCATCCAGCGTCGTCAGGTCGCCCTTGCCGAAGAGCGCCTCGGATGCCGCGATGACGGCTGCCGCGGCGTCCGTGCCGTGCACGAGCGCCGTCACCTCCAGCGCGAGCCGCTTCTGCGCCGCACGCCGGAAAGGCTCTTCGGCCACGAGACGTTCGTACTCCGTGATCTCGTCGCGCGTGAGGAATGTGAACACCTTCAGCCTGCTGACCACGTCGGCGTCGTCGGTGTTGAGCCAGAACTGGTACATCCGGTACGGGCTGCACATCTCGGGATCGAGCCAGACGGCGTTGCCCTCGCTCTTGCCGAACTTCGTGCCGTCGCTGTTGGTGATCAGCGGCGTGCCGATCGCGTGCACCGAGACGCCCTCCACGCGGTGGATGAGATCCGTGCCGCTGGTGAGGTTGCCCCACTGGTCGCTGCCTCCGGTCTGCAGCACGCAGTCGTACTGGCGGTAGAGCTCGAGGTAGTCCATCCCCTGGAGGATCTGGTAGCTGAACTCGGTGTAGCTGATGCCGGCGTCGGAATTGAGCCGCGCCGCGACCGCGTCCTTCTTGAGCATCGTGCCGACGCGGTAGTGCTTGCCGACCTCGCGGAGGAAGTCGATGGCGCTCAGCGGGGCCGTCCAGTCGAGGTTGTTGACGATGCGCGCGGCGTTGTCCCCCTCGAAGCTGAGGAACCGCTCGACCTGTCCGCGCAGGCGCGTCACCCACTCGGCGACCACCTCGGGGGTGTTCAAGGTGCGCTCGGCCGATGGCCGCGGGTCGCCGATGAGACCGGTCGATCCGCCGACCAGCCCGAGGGGGCGGTGCCCGGCGAGCTGGATGCGACGCAGGGTCAGCAGCTGCACCAGATTGCCCAGGTGCAGGCTCGGCGCCGTCGGGTCGAAACCGCAGTAGTACGTGATCGGGTCGCCCGCGAGCAGTTCGCGCAGCGCCTGCTGATCCGTGGACACATGCACGAGGCCGCGCCAGACGAGCTCGTCCCAGACGTTCTCGAACGTGGGGTCGATGGCAGGCTCGGCGACCGTCAAGGCTTCGGTTGACACGCGCTCCAGGCTATCAGCGCCGGGGCGGCGAGCCCGTCGGATCAGGCCGCCGCCACCTCGTCGTACAGGCCGATCAGGTTGCCCTCGCTGTCGCGGATGTACGCCCACCGCGACGTCTCATCGAGCGGCTGGATCGCCCCCACCAGTTCGCCACCGCGGGCCTGCGCGAGGGCCACGGTGTCCTCGATGCGGTCGACGGTGAAGACCACGGTCGGATGCGGGGCGGTGCCGCGCTGGTGCAGGTCGCCGCTGACGCCCTCGCCATCGGGCTGTCGCAGCATGCCCATGTCGTCGCCCCACGGCTCATACTCGAACCCGAGGACCTCACGGTAGAACTCCTGCGCACGGCCGATGTCGTCTGCGGGGATCTCGAAGTGCTCCATCTTCGCCATGGTCAGAGGATGGCCTAGGCGACACGGGGAGGCAAGAGTCGCATCTCGCGAGCGTGCGGGAGGGCCGTGCGAGACTGTGCCGCATGCCGGTCGTGTTCCCCGATGCCCTCGTCTCCGCCTTCGTGACGATCTCGCTGTTCCTCGCGCTCGCAGCGGCGCTGGCGCTCATCGTGGTGAACCTGCGCAGGCCCCGGAACACCACGCTGGCGGTCGCCGGCGGCATCGTCGTGCTGTGCCTGCTGGTCGTCGCGGTGCTGCCGTGGAACGCACCCGGTCTGCTCGGCCTCATCGTCGCGCTGCCCGCGGTCGCGCTGGCCGTGCTCGGCGGCGACCCGGTCGTGCGCCGCGTGCTCGCGATCGCGACGCACGGCACCGTGCGCGAAGGCGTCGCCGGCGGCATCCTCGTCTCGGCGCGTGCGGATGCCGGAGACGACCCGGGCTCGATGCAGGAGATCCTGCGCGGCGGCACCACCATCGGCTACCTCGAGCGGCTCGGGGTCGTGCTCGGCATCATCGCCGGCTTCCCCGAGGCGATCGCCGTGGTCGTGGCCCTCAAGGGCATCGGCCGCTTCTCGGAACTGGCGACCCCCGCCGCGCGCGAGCGCTTCATCGTCGGCACGCTCGCCAGCCTGCTGTGGGCCTGCGTCGTCGGAGCGATCGTCCGCCTCGCGATCACGTAGGGCGCTTTTCGGGGCCCGCACACGACGAAGCCCGCCCCGGCGAACCGGAGCGGGCTTCGTGATGCAGCGGATGCCGCGAGTCACTCGGACTTCGCGGGCTCCTCGACGGCGTCCTCGGCGGCGGCCTCAGCGGCAGCGCCCTCCTCGGGCGACTCGGCGCCGGCCTCGGCGACCGGGGTCTCCTCGGCGGGGGTCTCCTCGACCACGGTCTCCTCGGCGGGAGCCTCGGCCTCGGCGGCCGGAGCAGCAGCAGCGGCCGCGCCCGACTTCTTCGCCGACTTCGGCTTCGGGTTCACCGGCTCGAGCACGAGCTCGATGACGGCCATGGGGGCGTTGTCGCCCTTGCGGTTGCCGATCTTCGTGATGCGGGTGTAGCCGCCCTCACGCTCGGCGACCTGCGGCGCGATCTCCGTGAACAGGGTGTGCACGACCGTCTTGTCGCCGATGACCGACAGCACGCGACGGCGTGCGTGCAGGTCGCCGCGCT is a genomic window containing:
- a CDS encoding DUF4184 family protein, producing the protein MPFTPSHAVVALPFIRTPLIPAAIAIGAMTPDLPLFLRGTPLTYGLTHSVGGLLVTVLTAFVLLLVWRCVLRPAVRELSPAWLAVRLPPEWDRGAAAAARDTVGRLPGGRYARGHLVLVALSLLLGVLTHMVWDAFTHEGRWGVAVFPALGDAWGPFTGFKWLQYGSGVVGIAVIAAWALLRLRTQEATGLPARMLPRAVRAAWWLSLPAVLVGAWVIGLALYGPLDAEFTVAHLAYRVLPPACALWGAGTVALAAAVQLLRRRSSPRDGAGTPATSA
- the tyrS gene encoding tyrosine--tRNA ligase — translated: MSTEALTVAEPAIDPTFENVWDELVWRGLVHVSTDQQALRELLAGDPITYYCGFDPTAPSLHLGNLVQLLTLRRIQLAGHRPLGLVGGSTGLIGDPRPSAERTLNTPEVVAEWVTRLRGQVERFLSFEGDNAARIVNNLDWTAPLSAIDFLREVGKHYRVGTMLKKDAVAARLNSDAGISYTEFSYQILQGMDYLELYRQYDCVLQTGGSDQWGNLTSGTDLIHRVEGVSVHAIGTPLITNSDGTKFGKSEGNAVWLDPEMCSPYRMYQFWLNTDDADVVSRLKVFTFLTRDEITEYERLVAEEPFRRAAQKRLALEVTALVHGTDAAAAVIAASEALFGKGDLTTLDAGTLRSALEELPHAEVPAGTTVVQALVDTGLTASLSEARRAIAQGGVSLDGVRVEDEAALVTGGLPGGVSVLRRGKKTLAGLFPAPAAV
- a CDS encoding VOC family protein, which codes for MAKMEHFEIPADDIGRAQEFYREVLGFEYEPWGDDMGMLRQPDGEGVSGDLHQRGTAPHPTVVFTVDRIEDTVALAQARGGELVGAIQPLDETSRWAYIRDSEGNLIGLYDEVAAA
- the rplQ gene encoding 50S ribosomal protein L17 produces the protein MPKPTKGPRLGGGPAHERLLLANLAAALYTHGSITTTVTKAKRVRPLAERLITFAKRGDLHARRRVLSVIGDKTVVHTLFTEIAPQVAEREGGYTRITKIGNRKGDNAPMAVIELVLEPVNPKPKSAKKSGAAAAAAPAAEAEAPAEETVVEETPAEETPVAEAGAESPEEGAAAEAAAEDAVEEPAKSE